From Meles meles chromosome 5, mMelMel3.1 paternal haplotype, whole genome shotgun sequence, one genomic window encodes:
- the ZNF318 gene encoding zinc finger protein 318 isoform X2, with product MYRSGARSSVSSHRPKESGGGGPRTGRSSGSSSGPARRTSPPPSGSSSSRNPARRPRSPSGHRGRRASPSPPRGRRSSPSPPRGRRASPSPPRGRRVSPSPPRARRGSPSPPRGRRLFPPGSAGFRGSSRGESRADFARDGRGDHPGDSGSRRRSPGLRSDSSLEQSLRITVGNDHFCVGIPERRRLSDRLGSPVDNLEDVDRDDLTDDSVFTRSSQCSRGLERYISREEGPLSPFLGQLDEDYRTRETFLHRSDYSPHIGCHDELLRGAERNRDKLKGSYSIRPEERSREAKRPRYDDTEKIHSMGGDHSGFTSGTRNYRQRRRSPSPRFLDPEFRELDLARRKREEEEERSRSLSQELVGVDGGDNSCPIPGLSGVLTASEPGYSLHRPEEVSVMPKKSILKKRIEVDMEPSIQLESFSSSTSSSQDHPVYSGHPSLPLSGAIAAFASEIENKGAMVETTLKEPQGNLYQWGPLPGIPKDNSPLREKFGSFLCHKEKLNMKPEGPERHTDFLLPHERASQDGSGFSRILSMLADSTSTQEKRRRSFPDIEDEEKFLYGDEEEDLKAESPPKPLGGSESEVLRQKASSLPSSAPAVKLESIEETNPEYAKIHDLLKTIGLDIGVAEISKLAARTQERLHGKKPSRSSVDRRSSVDQHFSADHCPSVDHRFSADQHSSDPHRLESREAHHSNTHSPEVSHPHPVSPVDPYLLTKNSPPFLKSDHSVGHIAGPEVVGSGFQSSVAVRCMLPSAPSAPIRLPHPASLSQFHMPRASQFAAARIPPNYQGPAIPPASFDAYRHYMAYAASRWPMYPASQPSNHSLPEPHRVIPVTKQATRSRPNLRVIPTVTPDEPKQEESVLSSIPSAQVPVQVSIPSLIRYNPEKISDEKNRASQKQKVIEEREKLKSDREARQKKMYYLRTELERLHKQQGEMLRKKRREKDGHKDPLLVEVSRLQDNIMKDIAELRQEAEEAEKKQSELDKVAQILGINILDKSQKSSNDCKETTEKPGKAEKSRSPEKVSSSSNSSSTSKESKVNSENSHTKSPKSAESPQPAAKQSDQPIAAYEYYDAGNHWCKDCNTICGTMFDFFTHMHNKKHTQEPQSEEPRDTIKGDIIPRAQSRGPACN from the exons ATGTACCGCAGCGGCGCCCGCTCCTCCGTCTCTTCGCACCGGCCTAAAGAGAGCGGCGGGGGCGGCCCGCGCACCGGCCGCAGCTCCGGCTCCTCCTCAGGCCCGGCTCGCCGCACCTCGCCGCCGCCCTCCGGCTCCTCCTCGTCGCGGAACCCCGCTCGCCGGCCCCGCTCGCCTTCAGGGCACCGCGGCCGCCGGGCCTCTCCGTCCCCGCCGCGGGGTCGCCGCAGCTCTCCGTCCCCGCCCCGCGGCCGCCGGGCCTCGCCTTCCCCGCCGCGGGGTCGTCGCGTTTCCCCTTCCCCGCCGCGGGCCCGTCGTGGCTCCCCGTCGCCGCCGCGGGGCCGACGACTCTTCCCGCCGGGTTCGGCCGGTTTCCGAGGCAGCAGCCGGGGGGAGTCCCGCGCCGACTTCGCCCGGGACGGCCGCGGAGACCATCCAGGCGACAGCGGCAGCCGG AGGCGCTCTCCTGGTCTGCGTTCTGACTCTTCTTTGGAACAGAGCTTAAGGATCACTGTTGGCAATGACCATTTCTGTGTTGGCATACCAGAACGGCGGCGGCTTAGTGATCGGCTGGGGTCACCAGTGGATAATCTGGAGGACGTGGACAG GGATGACCTGACTGATGATTCTGTCTTCACTCGAAGTTCCCAATGCTCTCGAGGTCTTGAACGATATATTTCCCGGGAGGAGGGACCTCTTAGTCCATTCTTAGGACAACTTGATGAGGACTACCGGACAAGAGAAACTTTCCTGCATCGTTCTGATTATAGTCCCCATATCGGTTGTCATGATGAGCTGTTGCGGGGagcagaaaggaatagagacaaacTCAAAGGCTCCTACTCCATAAGACCCGAGGAAAGGAGTCGGGAGGCCAAACGGCCCCGTTATGATGACACAGAGAAGATACACAGCATGGGAGGTGATCACTCAGGTTTTACATCAGGGACCCGCAACTATCGACAGCGTAGACGAAGCCCAAGCCCTAGGTTTCTAGATCCTGAGTTTCGAGAGCTGGACCTTGCCAGGCGAAAacgagaggaagaggaggaacgAAGTAGGAGCTTGAGTCAGGAGCTGGTTGGAGTTGATGGTGGTGACAATAGCTGTCCCATTCCTGGACTATCAGGTGTCCTAACAGCATCGGAGCCAGGATATTCTTTACATCGGCCTGAGGAAGTATCTGTGATGCCCAAGAAGTCAATCCTGAAGAAACGGATTGAGGTGGACATGGAGCCTTCCATTCAG CTTGAGAGTTTTTCCAGCAGTACCAGCTCCAGCCAGGATCACCCTGTCTACTCTGGTCACCCATCTCTTCCACTAAGTGGTGCTATTGCTGCTTTTGCCTCCGAGATTGAAAACAAGGGGGCTATGGTGGAGACTACCCTAAAGGAACCTCAGGGCAACCTCTACCAATGGGGTCCTCTCCCTGGGATACCCAAAGACAACAGTCCTCTCAGAgaaaagtttggaagttttctgtgCCACAAGGAGAAATTGAATATGAAGCCCGAGGGGCCTGAGCGACACACAGACTTCTTGCTGCCCCATGAGAGGGCTAGCCAGGATGGCAGTGGTTTTTCCCGCATTTTGAGCATGTTGGCAGACTCTACCAGTACACAGGAAAAAAGGCGCCGTAGTTTCCCTGATATTGAGGATGAGGAGAAATTTCTCTATGGGGATGAAGAAGAGGATTTAAAGGCTGAATCTCCACCAAAGCCCCTTGGGGGCTCTGAGAGTGAAGTCTTGAGACAGAAGGCAAGCTCCCTGCCCTCTTCGGCTCCAGCTGTAAAACTAGAATCAATAGAAGAGACCAATCCAGAATACGCCAAGATTCATGACTTGCTTAAGACCATAGGGCTGGATATCGGAGTAGCAGAGATTAGTAAACTGGCTGCCCGCACCCAGGAACGCCTTCACGGCAAGAAACCGTCACGTTCCTCAGTCGACCGCCGTTCATCAGTTGACCAGCACTTTTCAGCAGACCACTGTCCCTCAGTTGACCACCGTTTCTCAGCTGATCAACACTCCTCAGATCCTCACAGACTGGAGAGCAGGGAGGCACACCATAGCAATACCCACTCCCCAGAGGTGTCCCATCCACATCCAGTCTCCCCTGTAGATCCTTACCTGCTCACAAAAAACAGCCCCCCATTTCTAAAGTCTGACCATTCAGTGGGTCATATTGCAGGGCCAGAGGTAGTTGGCAGTGGTTTTCAGTCATCTGTGGCGGTCAGATGCATGTTACCATCAGCCCCGTCTGCCCCAATTAGACTTCCACATCCTGCTTCATTATCTCAGTTTCATATGCCAAGGGCATCTCAGTTTGCTGCAGCTCGGATACCTCCAAACTACCAGggacctgccattccccctgcttcctTCGATGCCTATAGGCATTACATGGCATATGCAGCCTCTAGGTGGCCCATGTACCCTGCCTCTCAGCCATCCAACCACTCTCTACCTGAACCACACAGGGTAATACCTGTTACCAAACAAGCTACTCGTAGCCGTCCCAATCTCCGTGTGATCCCCACTGTGACTCCTGATGAGCCCAAACAGGAGGAGTCAGTGCTAAGCTCAATTCCTTCTGCTCAAGTGCCTGTCCAGGTGTCCATCCCATCACTCATAAGATACAATCCGGAGAAGATCTCTGATGAGAAGAACCGTGCTTCCCAGAAACAGAAG GTTAttgaagagagggaaaagctAAAGAGTGACCGGGAAGCTCGCCAGAAGAAGATGTACTACCTCAGGACTGAATTGGAGCGGCTTCATAAACAACAAG GGGAAATGCTACGCAAGAAACGAAGGGAGAAGGATGGCCACAAAGACCCGCTCCTGGTGGAGGTGAGTCGGCTTCAAGATAACATTATGAAGGACATTGCAGAACTTCGACAAGAGGCAGAAGAGGCCGAAAAGAAGCAGTCTGAACTGGACAAAGTGGCTCAGATCTTGGGAATTAACATTTTGGATAAATCCCAGAAGTCTTCAAATGACTGTAAAGAGACTACAGAGAAGCCTGGAAAAGCGGAAAAATCTAGGAGCCCAGAAAAAGTGTCCTCATCCTCAAACTCCTCTTCCACCAGCAAG GAATCAAAGGTAAACAGTGAGAATTCCCATACTAAGAGCCCCAAGTCTGCCGAGAGCCCCCAGCCAGCTGCTAAGCAGTCTGATCAGCCTATTGCTGCCTATGAGTATTATGATGCTGGCAATCACTGGTGCAAAGACTGCAACACCATCTGTGGAACcatgtttgacttcttcactcaTATGCACAATAAGAAGCACACACAG GAGCCCCAATCTGAAGAGCCAAGAGATACCATCAAAGGAGACATCATCCCCAGGGCTCAGTCCAGGGGACCTGCCTGTAACTAA
- the ZNF318 gene encoding zinc finger protein 318 isoform X3 — protein sequence MYRSGARSSVSSHRPKESGGGGPRTGRSSGSSSGPARRTSPPPSGSSSSRNPARRPRSPSGHRGRRASPSPPRGRRSSPSPPRGRRASPSPPRGRRVSPSPPRARRGSPSPPRGRRLFPPGSAGFRGSSRGESRADFARDGRGDHPGDSGSRRRSPGLRSDSSLEQSLRITVGNDHFCVGIPERRRLSDRLGSPVDNLEDVDRDDLTDDSVFTRSSQCSRGLERYISREEGPLSPFLGQLDEDYRTRETFLHRSDYSPHIGCHDELLRGAERNRDKLKGSYSIRPEERSREAKRPRYDDTEKIHSMGGDHSGFTSGTRNYRQRRRSPSPRFLDPEFRELDLARRKREEEEERSRSLSQELVGVDGGDNSCPIPGLSGVLTASEPGYSLHRPEEVSVMPKKSILKKRIEVDMEPSIQLESFSSSTSSSQDHPVYSGHPSLPLSGAIAAFASEIENKGAMVETTLKEPQGNLYQWGPLPGIPKDNSPLREKFGSFLCHKEKLNMKPEGPERHTDFLLPHERASQDGSGFSRILSMLADSTSTQEKRRRSFPDIEDEEKFLYGDEEEDLKAESPPKPLGGSESEVLRQKASSLPSSAPAVKLESIEETNPEYAKIHDLLKTIGLDIGVAEISKLAARTQERLHGKKPSRSSVDRRSSVDQHFSADHCPSVDHRFSADQHSSDPHRLESREAHHSNTHSPEVSHPHPVSPVDPYLLTKNSPPFLKSDHSVGHIAGPEVVGSGFQSSVAVRCMLPSAPSAPIRLPHPASLSQFHMPRASQFAAARIPPNYQGPAIPPASFDAYRHYMAYAASRWPMYPASQPSNHSLPEPHRVIPVTKQATRSRPNLRVIPTVTPDEPKQEESVLSSIPSAQVPVQVSIPSLIRYNPEKISDEKNRASQKQKVIEEREKLKSDREARQKKMYYLRTELERLHKQQGEMLRKKRREKDGHKDPLLVEVSRLQDNIMKDIAELRQEAEEAEKKQSELDKVAQILGINILDKSQKSSNDCKETTEKPGKAEKSRSPEKVSSSSNSSSTSKESKVNSENSHTKSPKSAESPQPAAKQSDQPIAAYEYYDAGNHWCKDCNTICGTMFDFFTHMHNKKHTQEQLPKSRFLERRSPKDIFASERQG from the exons ATGTACCGCAGCGGCGCCCGCTCCTCCGTCTCTTCGCACCGGCCTAAAGAGAGCGGCGGGGGCGGCCCGCGCACCGGCCGCAGCTCCGGCTCCTCCTCAGGCCCGGCTCGCCGCACCTCGCCGCCGCCCTCCGGCTCCTCCTCGTCGCGGAACCCCGCTCGCCGGCCCCGCTCGCCTTCAGGGCACCGCGGCCGCCGGGCCTCTCCGTCCCCGCCGCGGGGTCGCCGCAGCTCTCCGTCCCCGCCCCGCGGCCGCCGGGCCTCGCCTTCCCCGCCGCGGGGTCGTCGCGTTTCCCCTTCCCCGCCGCGGGCCCGTCGTGGCTCCCCGTCGCCGCCGCGGGGCCGACGACTCTTCCCGCCGGGTTCGGCCGGTTTCCGAGGCAGCAGCCGGGGGGAGTCCCGCGCCGACTTCGCCCGGGACGGCCGCGGAGACCATCCAGGCGACAGCGGCAGCCGG AGGCGCTCTCCTGGTCTGCGTTCTGACTCTTCTTTGGAACAGAGCTTAAGGATCACTGTTGGCAATGACCATTTCTGTGTTGGCATACCAGAACGGCGGCGGCTTAGTGATCGGCTGGGGTCACCAGTGGATAATCTGGAGGACGTGGACAG GGATGACCTGACTGATGATTCTGTCTTCACTCGAAGTTCCCAATGCTCTCGAGGTCTTGAACGATATATTTCCCGGGAGGAGGGACCTCTTAGTCCATTCTTAGGACAACTTGATGAGGACTACCGGACAAGAGAAACTTTCCTGCATCGTTCTGATTATAGTCCCCATATCGGTTGTCATGATGAGCTGTTGCGGGGagcagaaaggaatagagacaaacTCAAAGGCTCCTACTCCATAAGACCCGAGGAAAGGAGTCGGGAGGCCAAACGGCCCCGTTATGATGACACAGAGAAGATACACAGCATGGGAGGTGATCACTCAGGTTTTACATCAGGGACCCGCAACTATCGACAGCGTAGACGAAGCCCAAGCCCTAGGTTTCTAGATCCTGAGTTTCGAGAGCTGGACCTTGCCAGGCGAAAacgagaggaagaggaggaacgAAGTAGGAGCTTGAGTCAGGAGCTGGTTGGAGTTGATGGTGGTGACAATAGCTGTCCCATTCCTGGACTATCAGGTGTCCTAACAGCATCGGAGCCAGGATATTCTTTACATCGGCCTGAGGAAGTATCTGTGATGCCCAAGAAGTCAATCCTGAAGAAACGGATTGAGGTGGACATGGAGCCTTCCATTCAG CTTGAGAGTTTTTCCAGCAGTACCAGCTCCAGCCAGGATCACCCTGTCTACTCTGGTCACCCATCTCTTCCACTAAGTGGTGCTATTGCTGCTTTTGCCTCCGAGATTGAAAACAAGGGGGCTATGGTGGAGACTACCCTAAAGGAACCTCAGGGCAACCTCTACCAATGGGGTCCTCTCCCTGGGATACCCAAAGACAACAGTCCTCTCAGAgaaaagtttggaagttttctgtgCCACAAGGAGAAATTGAATATGAAGCCCGAGGGGCCTGAGCGACACACAGACTTCTTGCTGCCCCATGAGAGGGCTAGCCAGGATGGCAGTGGTTTTTCCCGCATTTTGAGCATGTTGGCAGACTCTACCAGTACACAGGAAAAAAGGCGCCGTAGTTTCCCTGATATTGAGGATGAGGAGAAATTTCTCTATGGGGATGAAGAAGAGGATTTAAAGGCTGAATCTCCACCAAAGCCCCTTGGGGGCTCTGAGAGTGAAGTCTTGAGACAGAAGGCAAGCTCCCTGCCCTCTTCGGCTCCAGCTGTAAAACTAGAATCAATAGAAGAGACCAATCCAGAATACGCCAAGATTCATGACTTGCTTAAGACCATAGGGCTGGATATCGGAGTAGCAGAGATTAGTAAACTGGCTGCCCGCACCCAGGAACGCCTTCACGGCAAGAAACCGTCACGTTCCTCAGTCGACCGCCGTTCATCAGTTGACCAGCACTTTTCAGCAGACCACTGTCCCTCAGTTGACCACCGTTTCTCAGCTGATCAACACTCCTCAGATCCTCACAGACTGGAGAGCAGGGAGGCACACCATAGCAATACCCACTCCCCAGAGGTGTCCCATCCACATCCAGTCTCCCCTGTAGATCCTTACCTGCTCACAAAAAACAGCCCCCCATTTCTAAAGTCTGACCATTCAGTGGGTCATATTGCAGGGCCAGAGGTAGTTGGCAGTGGTTTTCAGTCATCTGTGGCGGTCAGATGCATGTTACCATCAGCCCCGTCTGCCCCAATTAGACTTCCACATCCTGCTTCATTATCTCAGTTTCATATGCCAAGGGCATCTCAGTTTGCTGCAGCTCGGATACCTCCAAACTACCAGggacctgccattccccctgcttcctTCGATGCCTATAGGCATTACATGGCATATGCAGCCTCTAGGTGGCCCATGTACCCTGCCTCTCAGCCATCCAACCACTCTCTACCTGAACCACACAGGGTAATACCTGTTACCAAACAAGCTACTCGTAGCCGTCCCAATCTCCGTGTGATCCCCACTGTGACTCCTGATGAGCCCAAACAGGAGGAGTCAGTGCTAAGCTCAATTCCTTCTGCTCAAGTGCCTGTCCAGGTGTCCATCCCATCACTCATAAGATACAATCCGGAGAAGATCTCTGATGAGAAGAACCGTGCTTCCCAGAAACAGAAG GTTAttgaagagagggaaaagctAAAGAGTGACCGGGAAGCTCGCCAGAAGAAGATGTACTACCTCAGGACTGAATTGGAGCGGCTTCATAAACAACAAG GGGAAATGCTACGCAAGAAACGAAGGGAGAAGGATGGCCACAAAGACCCGCTCCTGGTGGAGGTGAGTCGGCTTCAAGATAACATTATGAAGGACATTGCAGAACTTCGACAAGAGGCAGAAGAGGCCGAAAAGAAGCAGTCTGAACTGGACAAAGTGGCTCAGATCTTGGGAATTAACATTTTGGATAAATCCCAGAAGTCTTCAAATGACTGTAAAGAGACTACAGAGAAGCCTGGAAAAGCGGAAAAATCTAGGAGCCCAGAAAAAGTGTCCTCATCCTCAAACTCCTCTTCCACCAGCAAG GAATCAAAGGTAAACAGTGAGAATTCCCATACTAAGAGCCCCAAGTCTGCCGAGAGCCCCCAGCCAGCTGCTAAGCAGTCTGATCAGCCTATTGCTGCCTATGAGTATTATGATGCTGGCAATCACTGGTGCAAAGACTGCAACACCATCTGTGGAACcatgtttgacttcttcactcaTATGCACAATAAGAAGCACACACAG
- the ZNF318 gene encoding zinc finger protein 318 isoform X4 — protein MYRSGARSSVSSHRPKESGGGGPRTGRSSGSSSGPARRTSPPPSGSSSSRNPARRPRSPSGHRGRRASPSPPRGRRSSPSPPRGRRASPSPPRGRRVSPSPPRARRGSPSPPRGRRLFPPGSAGFRGSSRGESRADFARDGRGDHPGDSGSRRRSPGLRSDSSLEQSLRITVGNDHFCVGIPERRRLSDRLGSPVDNLEDVDRDDLTDDSVFTRSSQCSRGLERYISREEGPLSPFLGQLDEDYRTRETFLHRSDYSPHIGCHDELLRGAERNRDKLKGSYSIRPEERSREAKRPRYDDTEKIHSMGGDHSGFTSGTRNYRQRRRSPSPRFLDPEFRELDLARRKREEEEERSRSLSQELVGVDGGDNSCPIPGLSGVLTASEPGYSLHRPEEVSVMPKKSILKKRIEVDMEPSIQLESFSSSTSSSQDHPVYSGHPSLPLSGAIAAFASEIENKGAMVETTLKEPQGNLYQWGPLPGIPKDNSPLREKFGSFLCHKEKLNMKPEGPERHTDFLLPHERASQDGSGFSRILSMLADSTSTQEKRRRSFPDIEDEEKFLYGDEEEDLKAESPPKPLGGSESEVLRQKASSLPSSAPAVKLESIEETNPEYAKIHDLLKTIGLDIGVAEISKLAARTQERLHGKKPSRSSVDRRSSVDQHFSADHCPSVDHRFSADQHSSDPHRLESREAHHSNTHSPEVSHPHPVSPVDPYLLTKNSPPFLKSDHSVGHIAGPEVVGSGFQSSVAVRCMLPSAPSAPIRLPHPASLSQFHMPRASQFAAARIPPNYQGPAIPPASFDAYRHYMAYAASRWPMYPASQPSNHSLPEPHRVIPVTKQATRSRPNLRVIPTVTPDEPKQEESVLSSIPSAQVPVQVSIPSLIRYNPEKISDEKNRASQKQKVIEEREKLKSDREARQKKMYYLRTELERLHKQQGEMLRKKRREKDGHKDPLLVEVSRLQDNIMKDIAELRQEAEEAEKKQSELDKVAQILGINILDKSQKSSNDCKETTEKPGKAEKSRSPEKVSSSSNSSSTSKEQLPKSRFLERRSPKDIFASERQG, from the exons ATGTACCGCAGCGGCGCCCGCTCCTCCGTCTCTTCGCACCGGCCTAAAGAGAGCGGCGGGGGCGGCCCGCGCACCGGCCGCAGCTCCGGCTCCTCCTCAGGCCCGGCTCGCCGCACCTCGCCGCCGCCCTCCGGCTCCTCCTCGTCGCGGAACCCCGCTCGCCGGCCCCGCTCGCCTTCAGGGCACCGCGGCCGCCGGGCCTCTCCGTCCCCGCCGCGGGGTCGCCGCAGCTCTCCGTCCCCGCCCCGCGGCCGCCGGGCCTCGCCTTCCCCGCCGCGGGGTCGTCGCGTTTCCCCTTCCCCGCCGCGGGCCCGTCGTGGCTCCCCGTCGCCGCCGCGGGGCCGACGACTCTTCCCGCCGGGTTCGGCCGGTTTCCGAGGCAGCAGCCGGGGGGAGTCCCGCGCCGACTTCGCCCGGGACGGCCGCGGAGACCATCCAGGCGACAGCGGCAGCCGG AGGCGCTCTCCTGGTCTGCGTTCTGACTCTTCTTTGGAACAGAGCTTAAGGATCACTGTTGGCAATGACCATTTCTGTGTTGGCATACCAGAACGGCGGCGGCTTAGTGATCGGCTGGGGTCACCAGTGGATAATCTGGAGGACGTGGACAG GGATGACCTGACTGATGATTCTGTCTTCACTCGAAGTTCCCAATGCTCTCGAGGTCTTGAACGATATATTTCCCGGGAGGAGGGACCTCTTAGTCCATTCTTAGGACAACTTGATGAGGACTACCGGACAAGAGAAACTTTCCTGCATCGTTCTGATTATAGTCCCCATATCGGTTGTCATGATGAGCTGTTGCGGGGagcagaaaggaatagagacaaacTCAAAGGCTCCTACTCCATAAGACCCGAGGAAAGGAGTCGGGAGGCCAAACGGCCCCGTTATGATGACACAGAGAAGATACACAGCATGGGAGGTGATCACTCAGGTTTTACATCAGGGACCCGCAACTATCGACAGCGTAGACGAAGCCCAAGCCCTAGGTTTCTAGATCCTGAGTTTCGAGAGCTGGACCTTGCCAGGCGAAAacgagaggaagaggaggaacgAAGTAGGAGCTTGAGTCAGGAGCTGGTTGGAGTTGATGGTGGTGACAATAGCTGTCCCATTCCTGGACTATCAGGTGTCCTAACAGCATCGGAGCCAGGATATTCTTTACATCGGCCTGAGGAAGTATCTGTGATGCCCAAGAAGTCAATCCTGAAGAAACGGATTGAGGTGGACATGGAGCCTTCCATTCAG CTTGAGAGTTTTTCCAGCAGTACCAGCTCCAGCCAGGATCACCCTGTCTACTCTGGTCACCCATCTCTTCCACTAAGTGGTGCTATTGCTGCTTTTGCCTCCGAGATTGAAAACAAGGGGGCTATGGTGGAGACTACCCTAAAGGAACCTCAGGGCAACCTCTACCAATGGGGTCCTCTCCCTGGGATACCCAAAGACAACAGTCCTCTCAGAgaaaagtttggaagttttctgtgCCACAAGGAGAAATTGAATATGAAGCCCGAGGGGCCTGAGCGACACACAGACTTCTTGCTGCCCCATGAGAGGGCTAGCCAGGATGGCAGTGGTTTTTCCCGCATTTTGAGCATGTTGGCAGACTCTACCAGTACACAGGAAAAAAGGCGCCGTAGTTTCCCTGATATTGAGGATGAGGAGAAATTTCTCTATGGGGATGAAGAAGAGGATTTAAAGGCTGAATCTCCACCAAAGCCCCTTGGGGGCTCTGAGAGTGAAGTCTTGAGACAGAAGGCAAGCTCCCTGCCCTCTTCGGCTCCAGCTGTAAAACTAGAATCAATAGAAGAGACCAATCCAGAATACGCCAAGATTCATGACTTGCTTAAGACCATAGGGCTGGATATCGGAGTAGCAGAGATTAGTAAACTGGCTGCCCGCACCCAGGAACGCCTTCACGGCAAGAAACCGTCACGTTCCTCAGTCGACCGCCGTTCATCAGTTGACCAGCACTTTTCAGCAGACCACTGTCCCTCAGTTGACCACCGTTTCTCAGCTGATCAACACTCCTCAGATCCTCACAGACTGGAGAGCAGGGAGGCACACCATAGCAATACCCACTCCCCAGAGGTGTCCCATCCACATCCAGTCTCCCCTGTAGATCCTTACCTGCTCACAAAAAACAGCCCCCCATTTCTAAAGTCTGACCATTCAGTGGGTCATATTGCAGGGCCAGAGGTAGTTGGCAGTGGTTTTCAGTCATCTGTGGCGGTCAGATGCATGTTACCATCAGCCCCGTCTGCCCCAATTAGACTTCCACATCCTGCTTCATTATCTCAGTTTCATATGCCAAGGGCATCTCAGTTTGCTGCAGCTCGGATACCTCCAAACTACCAGggacctgccattccccctgcttcctTCGATGCCTATAGGCATTACATGGCATATGCAGCCTCTAGGTGGCCCATGTACCCTGCCTCTCAGCCATCCAACCACTCTCTACCTGAACCACACAGGGTAATACCTGTTACCAAACAAGCTACTCGTAGCCGTCCCAATCTCCGTGTGATCCCCACTGTGACTCCTGATGAGCCCAAACAGGAGGAGTCAGTGCTAAGCTCAATTCCTTCTGCTCAAGTGCCTGTCCAGGTGTCCATCCCATCACTCATAAGATACAATCCGGAGAAGATCTCTGATGAGAAGAACCGTGCTTCCCAGAAACAGAAG GTTAttgaagagagggaaaagctAAAGAGTGACCGGGAAGCTCGCCAGAAGAAGATGTACTACCTCAGGACTGAATTGGAGCGGCTTCATAAACAACAAG GGGAAATGCTACGCAAGAAACGAAGGGAGAAGGATGGCCACAAAGACCCGCTCCTGGTGGAGGTGAGTCGGCTTCAAGATAACATTATGAAGGACATTGCAGAACTTCGACAAGAGGCAGAAGAGGCCGAAAAGAAGCAGTCTGAACTGGACAAAGTGGCTCAGATCTTGGGAATTAACATTTTGGATAAATCCCAGAAGTCTTCAAATGACTGTAAAGAGACTACAGAGAAGCCTGGAAAAGCGGAAAAATCTAGGAGCCCAGAAAAAGTGTCCTCATCCTCAAACTCCTCTTCCACCAGCAAG